In Plodia interpunctella isolate USDA-ARS_2022_Savannah chromosome 22, ilPloInte3.2, whole genome shotgun sequence, the following proteins share a genomic window:
- the LOC128680017 gene encoding lipase 1-like — MHYPCVFTIFVIFLTIIQSSCVQKSKFGTEPKDSQLNFTQLAGKYGYYAEEHTVTTEDGYILKIFRMRARQCEGERPPVLLMHGLLMSSDSFLNAGPGNGLAYLLSDVCFDVWSGNVRGNYYSRAHVTLNPNEADFWNFSYDQMGYYDNPAIVDHILKTTGHKKLSYIGYSQGTGIGFIMCSERPGYCDKLNIFINLAPSTRHLYTKSRFARALVMFFMRHERLFEKAGVHELLRKSEPNAMTHFIVEFCHTRMGEAMMRSIISLLDSYHRKSLSSSTVRTVCGRSAAGSSLRTVVQYGQAMKSKCFQKFDYGADNIKIYGSVEPPSYNLRATTAPVVLFYGEKDGMVDPIDVMWLAAQLPNLVEAYLVPDPKWNHMDFGNGQDMPKLIFPKIKQYLLRYIE, encoded by the coding sequence ATGCATTATCCCTGTGTGTTTaccatttttgtaatttttttaacaattatacaATCTTCATGCGTTCAGAAAAGCAAATTTGGCACGGAGCCGAAAGATTCCCAGTTGAATTTCACCCAACTCGCCGGCAAATATGGATACTACGCGGAGGAGCATACAGTGACGACAGAAGACGGATATATACTGAAGATCTTCAGGATGAGAGCGAGACAGTGCGAGGGAGAGAGACCACCGGTGCTGCTGATGCACGGACTTCTAATGAGTTCGGACTCTTTCTTGAACGCAGGTCCAGGGAATGGGCTGGCGTATCTGTTGTCTGATGTCTGCTTCGATGTCTGGAGTGGAAACGTCAGAGGGAACTATTACTCTCGAGCCCATGTGACTTTAAACCCAAACGAAGCTGATTTCTGGAACTTCTCTTACGACCAAATGGGGTATTATGACAACCCAGCGATAGTAGACCACATTCTGAAGACAACTGGGCACAAGAAGCTGAGCTACATCGGATATTCCCAAGGTACTGGCATCGGCTTCATAATGTGCTCCGAAAGACCCGGCTATTGTGACAAATTGAACATTTTCATAAACCTAGCACCTTCAACACGACATTTGTATACGAAGTCTCGGTTCGCACGAGCGTTAGTTATGTTTTTCATGAGACATGAGCGTTTATTTGAGAAAGCGGGCGTTCACGAGTTGCTCAGGAAGTCTGAACCTAACGCAATGACGCATTTTATTGTCGAGTTTTGTCACACGAGAATGGGAGAGGCTATGATGCGttctattataagtttgttGGACAGCTATCACAGGAAATCATTGAGCAGTTCGACAGTGAGGACAGTCTGTGGCCGGTCTGCAGCAGGCTCGTCTTTACGCACCGTAGTGCAGTACGGACAAGCTATGAAGAGTAAATGCTTCCAGAAGTTTGATTACGGCGCTGACAATATCAAGATTTATGGCAGTGTGGAACCTCCCAGTTACAATTTACGAGCAACCACTGCCCCGGTAGTCTTGTTTTACGGTGAAAAAGATGGTATGGTCGACCCTATAGATGTTATGTGGTTGGCGGCACAACTACCGAATTTGGTCGAAGCATATTTGGTGCCGGATCCGAAGTGGAATCACATGGACTTCGGAAACGGCCAAGACATGCCAAAATTGATATTTCCTAAAATCAAACAATACTTGCTTCGATATATAGAGTAA
- the LOC128680016 gene encoding lipase 1-like — MSCENRRVFIVIVFISIILHNTSCIQGRSIELSDTELNFTQLAGKYGYHAEEHTVTTEDGYILKIFRMRARQCEGERPPVLVTHGLLISADVFLDAGPDTGLAYLLADACNDLWFGNSRGNTYSRGHITLDPDKDSEYWNFSFDQMGYYDNPATIDYILNVTGFEKLGYIGYSQGSSIGFIMCSERPGYCDKFNVFINLAPSSRHLNSKSPFSRAMSLFFMKAEPLLDRLGIREVLAKPTSASTAKFTNMFCHSAIGEATTRSIFAVLDNYHGKSVSSLTIRTTCARAQAGTSLHNLAHYGQAMTSKDFQKFDYGVENMKIYGSEGPPSYNIAATTVPVVLIYGENDGMADPSDVRWLASQLPNVVESYLVPNPKWNHLDFVYSQYIPDLIFPKIQEYLLKYNM; from the coding sequence ATGTCTTGTGAAAATCGCAGGGTGTTTATtgttatagtatttatttctataattttacacAACACCTCGTGCATTCAGGGAAGAAGCATAGAACTTAGTGATACCGAGTTGAATTTCACTCAACTCGCCGGCAAATATGGATACCACGCGGAGGAGCATACAGTGACGACAGAAGACGGATATATACTGAAGATCTTCAGGATGAGAGCGAGACAGTGCGAGGGAGAGAGACCACCGGTGCTGGTGACCCATGGACTTCTGATAAGCGCTGACGTTTTCCTGGACGCAGGACCGGACACTGGACTAGCGTATCTCTTAGCCGATGCTTGCAATGATCTCTGGTTCGGGAATTCCCGTGGAAACACCTACTCTCGAGGACACATCACTCTTGATCCAGACAAAGATTCAGAATATTGGAACTTCTCCTTTGACCAAATGGGATATTACGACAATCCAGCCACAatagactatattttgaaTGTAACTGGTTTCGAAAAACTAGGCTATATCGGCTATTCACAAGGTTCTTCGATAGGTTTTATAATGTGCTCCGAAAGACCTGGTTATTGCGATaaattcaatgtttttataaacttaGCACCTTCTTCACGTCATTTGAACTCAAAATCACCCTTTTCGAGAGCCATGTCTCTCTTTTTTATGAAAGCTGAACCGTTATTAGACAGATTAGGAATCCGTGAAGTGCTTGCAAAGCCTACATCGGCTAGTACAGCTAAATTTACCAACATGTTTTGCCATTCAGCAATCGGAGAAGCTACAACTAGATCTATTTTCGCTGTTTTAGATAATTATCATGGAAAATCTGTGTCTAGTTTAACAATAAGAACAACGTGTGCTCGTGCTCAAGCGGGTACATCTTTACACAATTTAGCGCATTACGGTCAAGCGATGACTAGTAAGGATTTCCAGAAGTTTGACTATGGTGTTGAGAATATGAAGATTTACGGGAGTGAAGGTCCACCAAGTTACAATATAGCGGCCACAACTGTCCCAGTAGTGTTGATATATGGTGAAAATGATGGCATGGCAGACCCGTCAGATGTTAGGTGGCTGGCGTCACAGCTGCCGAATGTGGTCGAATCTTATCTGGTGCCAAATCCAAAGTGGAATCATTTAGACTTCGTATACAGTCAATATATTCCAGATCTAATATTTCCTAAAATACAAgagtatttacttaaatataacatgTGA